GCAACCTGTTCAAGAACAAAGCCGTGGAAAAGGTGATCGTGGCCGGCCTGCCGAAATCCCGCGCGGCGATGCACCTGGACACCGTGTTCAGCTTCTGCGACCGCGACCTGGTAACCATCTTCCCTGAAGTGGTGAACCAGATCGTGCCCTTCACCCTGCGTCCAGATGAAAGCAAGCCCCACGGCATCGATATCCAACGGGAGAAAACCAACTTCCTCGACACCGTAGCCGCCGCCCTCGGCCTCAAGGCTCTGCGCGTGGTCGAGACCGGCGGCAACAGCTTCGCCGCCGAACGCGAACAGTGGGACGACGGCAACAACGTGGTGGCCGTAGAGCCTGGCGTGGTGATCGGCTATGACCGTAACACCTACACCAACACCCTGCTGCGCAAGGCCGGTGTGGAAGTCATCACCATCAGCGCCGGCGAACTTGGGCGCGGGCGTGGCGGCGGCCACTGCATGACCTGCCCGATCATCCGCGACCCTATCGACTACTAAGGAGATCCATCATGGCTTTCAACATGCGCAACCGCAGCCTGCTGTCGCTGATGCATCACACCACCCGCGAACTGCACTACCTGCTGGACCTGTCCCGCGACCTCAAGCGCGCCAAATACACCGGCACCGAGCGTCCGCACCTGAAGGGCAAAAATATCGCGCTGATCTTCGAAAAAACCTCGACCCGCACCCGTTGCGCGTTCGAAGTCGCGGCCCACGATCAGGGTGCCCACGTCACCTACATCGACCCGGTGTCGTCGCAAATCGGCCACAAGGAAAGCATGAAAGACACCGCCCGCGTCCTGGGCCGGATGTTCGATGCCATCGAGTACCGTGGCTTTGAACAGGAAATCGTCGAAGAGCTGGCCAAGTTCGCCGGTGTCCCGGTGTTCAACGGCCTGACCGCTGAATTCCACCCGACCCAAATGATCGCTGACACCCTGACCATGCGCGAGCACAGCGACAAGCCGCTGCATGACATCAGCTACGCCTACCTGGGCGACGCCCGTTACAACATGGGCAACTCACTGCTGATGATCGGCGCAAAGCTGGGCATGGACGTGCGCATCGGCGCGCCGAAAGCCCTGTGGCCACATGCTGACTTCATCAAGCAATGCCAGGAGTTCGCCGAGGAAAGTGGCGCGCGCATCACCATCACCGAAGACCCGAAAGAGGCGGTGAAAGGCGTCGACTTCATCCACACC
The Pseudomonas hygromyciniae genome window above contains:
- a CDS encoding ornithine carbamoyltransferase, whose amino-acid sequence is MAFNMRNRSLLSLMHHTTRELHYLLDLSRDLKRAKYTGTERPHLKGKNIALIFEKTSTRTRCAFEVAAHDQGAHVTYIDPVSSQIGHKESMKDTARVLGRMFDAIEYRGFEQEIVEELAKFAGVPVFNGLTAEFHPTQMIADTLTMREHSDKPLHDISYAYLGDARYNMGNSLLMIGAKLGMDVRIGAPKALWPHADFIKQCQEFAEESGARITITEDPKEAVKGVDFIHTDIWVSMGEPVEAWDERIEQLLPYQVNAKMMKASGNPRVKFMHCLPAFHNSETKVGKDIAARYPNLANGVEVTEEVFESPANIAFEQAENRMHTIKAILVSALADI